GAAATGGCCGCGACGCCGCAGCGTACGTACGTCTTCGCGATGGCGACGGGGTCGAAGTCGGCGCGCAGCAGGCCCCTGGACGGCGAGGCGCGCTTGACCTCGGCGATGAGCCGCAGCCCGTCGCCCTTCAGGGCCGCCGCGAAGTCCTTGGCGGGACGCCGCTCGCCGATGCGCCGCTGCATCTCGTCAAGGGGCACAGTCTTCTGCCGCTCGACGACCTCAGCCGCCTTGGCGTCCAGTATGCTTTTGAGTATTTCAGCGGGGGACTTGGGCATAACGACTACACTTCCGATTACCGCTCTGCTACCGTCATTCCGAGCGTCAGCGAGGAATCTCCTGGGGCGTTCCTTGGGGAGATTCCTCAGTCGCCCTTCCGCAAAAGGGACTCCCTCGGAATGACACGGGCCTTACGCGGCGGCCTGGCTTACCCGCACCAGCGCCTCCAGCTTCTGCGCGGCTTGCCCGCTGTCGAGGGACTCCTCAGCCTGGCGCGCGCCCTCCGCCAGGTTGCGCGCGTGGCCGCTCACGAAGAGCGCGGCGGCGGCGTTCATCACGACCACGTCGCGGCGGGGGCCCGGCTTGCCGCGCAGCACGTCGCGCACCATCTGCGCGTTCTCCTGGACGGTCCCGCCCTTGATGTCGGCCAGCGCCGATTTCGCCAGTCCGAAGTCGCTTGGGCTGATCTTGAACTCGCGCGACTGGCCGTCCTTCGTCTCCCAGACCTGCGTCTCGCCGGCGGGCGAAATCTCGTCCAGCCCGCCCGCGCCGTGGACGACGAACACGTGCCGCGCGCCCAAACGCTGGAGGGCCTGCGCCAGCTTCGGGCCGAACGCGGGCGAGGCGACGCCGATGACCTGCGCCTGCGCGCCCGCGGGGTTAGTGAGCGGCCCCAGGATGTTGAACACGGTGCGGATGCCTATCTCG
The DNA window shown above is from Dehalococcoidia bacterium and carries:
- the trpD gene encoding anthranilate phosphoribosyltransferase; protein product: MIKEAIARLVEGRDLPMEEAAQVMREIMGGEATPAQMAAFLVALRAKGETVDEIAGLARIMREKAARVAVTGPVVDTCGTGGDSQGTFNISTTAAFVVAGAGVKVAKHGNRAMSSHCGSADVLEALGVKIDLGPEGVARCLAEAGVGFMFAQVFHPAMKFVAPVRREIGIRTVFNILGPLTNPAGAQAQVIGVASPAFGPKLAQALQRLGARHVFVVHGAGGLDEISPAGETQVWETKDGQSREFKISPSDFGLAKSALADIKGGTVQENAQMVRDVLRGKPGPRRDVVVMNAAAALFVSGHARNLAEGARQAEESLDSGQAAQKLEALVRVSQAAA